One segment of Desulfosudis oleivorans Hxd3 DNA contains the following:
- a CDS encoding DUF3015 family protein — protein MKRWSIAVLACIIMVSMMGVATANTVREDCGCGLGGMAIGEKEGIVWKLVGTFLNGICGNQTFAMSSGTLDCGQDPLTARYDKMNVFVADNMDVLAIDIAQGQGESLDALAEIAEVSASDRPSLFAALQSNFDSIYPTAEVTSKDVVNGIAQVMQTI, from the coding sequence CAGCATGATGGGCGTGGCAACCGCCAACACCGTTCGTGAAGACTGCGGCTGCGGTCTGGGCGGCATGGCCATCGGCGAAAAGGAAGGCATTGTGTGGAAGCTGGTAGGCACCTTTCTCAACGGCATCTGCGGCAACCAGACCTTTGCCATGTCCAGCGGCACCCTGGATTGCGGACAGGATCCGCTAACGGCCAGGTATGACAAGATGAACGTCTTTGTGGCCGACAATATGGATGTGCTGGCCATCGACATCGCCCAGGGTCAGGGCGAGTCCCTGGACGCTCTGGCTGAGATCGCCGAAGTTTCAGCTTCTGACAGACCGTCCCTGTTTGCGGCCCTGCAGAGCAACTTCGACTCAATCTATCCCACCGCTGAAGTAACCTCCAAGGATGTGGTGAACGGGATTGCCCAGGTTATGCAGACCATCTAG